Proteins encoded in a region of the Anopheles aquasalis chromosome 2, idAnoAquaMG_Q_19, whole genome shotgun sequence genome:
- the LOC126578250 gene encoding syntaxin-5 → MQSRARRRHGADDTGDSFAVITIGNDGLPTTAATTSQRSEDTYREKPKYPAPSVASSWLPAISQRILATVAPPTAAIPVGAPASNAPKHAWNANVPDDGGESDSYEKENLLLPEITMTARDRSGEFASAIRSLQGRNIQRAVNLRDPRKAKHMQSYAEFMMIAKHVGKNIASTYTKLEKLTILAKKKTLFDDRPAEIQELTYIIKGDLNSLNQQIAKLQEVSKSQRKSTNGRHLLSHSSNMVVALQAKLANMSSDFKQVLEVRTENLKQQKTRRDQFSQGPMSGGLPPSTMRGSAQGSLLLQEQQDQVCIDMGAPGAGGSERVPLLQQQQQQQQLVLYDESDSYVQERAETMQNIESTIVELGGIFQQLAHMVKEQEEMVERIDGNLQDVEMNVEAAHGEILKYFQSVTKNRWLMIKIFGVVILFFIFFVIFLA, encoded by the exons ATGCAATCAAGGGCAAGACGTCGTCACGGTGCTGATGATACGGGTGATTCATTCGCTGTAATAACGATCGGAAACGACGGGCTACCAACCACCGCGGCTACCACTAGCCAGCGATCCGAGGACACGTACCGTGAAAAACCGAAATACCCTGCCCCGAGTGTTGCCAGCAGCTGGTTACCAGCGATTTCGCAGCGCATCCTTGCGACCGTAGCACCACCAACTGCTGCGATTCCGGTCGGTGCACCAGCTAGCAACGCACCGAAGCACGCCTGGAACGCGAACGTCCCGGACGACGGCGGAGAGTCGGATTCGTACGAGAAGGAAAACCTTTTGCTACCCGAGATCACGATGACGGCGCGCGATCGTTCGGGGGAGTTTGCGAGCGCGATACGATCGCTGCAGGGCCGGAACATACAACGGGCTGTAAATCTGCGGGACCCGCGGAAGGCGAAACACATGCAAAGCTATGCCGAGTTCATGATGATAGCAAAACATGTTGGCAAAAACATTGCCAGCACGTACACGAAGCTCGAAAAGTTAACGATAC TCGCTAAAAAGAAGACACTGTTTGACGATCGACCAGCGGAGATCCAGGAGCTGACGTACATTATCAAGGGAGATCTGAACTCGCTAAACCAGCAGATCGCCAAGCTGCAGGAAGTGTCGAAATCGCAACGAAAGTCAACCAATGGACGCCATTTATTATCACATTCCTCCAACATGGTCGTCGCGCTGCAGGCCAAGCTAGCTAACATGAGCTCCGACTTCAAGCAGGTTCTGGAAGTTCGAACGGAGAACCtcaaacaacagaaaacacgACGCGACCAA TTCAGTCAAGGACCGATGAGCGGTGGATTACCCCCGTCGACCATGCGTGGTTCGGCACAGGGCAGCCTACTGttgcaggaacagcaggaTCAGGTGTGCATCGATATGGGAgcccccggtgccggtggctcCGAACGTGTCCCACTgttacaacagcagcaacagcagcagcagctcgtatTGTACGATGAATCCGATAGCTATGTGCAGGAACGAGCGGAAACGATGCAAAACATCGAAAGCACGATCGTAGAACTGGGAGGcatcttccagcagctcgCACACATGGTGAAAGAGCAGGAGGAGATGGTCGAGCGGATCGATGGCAACTTGCAGGACGTGGAGATGAACGTGGAAGCGGCTCACGGTGAAATTCTAAAGTACTTCCAGTCCGTCACCAAAAACCGTTGGCTAATGATCAAAATCTTCGGCGTGGTGATactgtttttcatctttttcgtcATTTTCCTGGCGTAG